GTCCTGGTGGTGCAGCACATCGCCCTGGGCTTCGCCAAGGGCCTGTGCACCTGGCTGGACAGTGTCTGCAAGCTGGAGGTGAAGGTGGCCGAGGACGGCGAGGCCCTGCGCCCGGGAGTCGTCTACATCGCGCCGGATGACCGGCATCTCGGGGTGCGGGCGGACGGGCGGGTGGAGGTGTCCAACGCGGCCCCGGTGGGAGGCTTCCGGCCCTCGGGCACCTGGCTGTTCCGCTCGGTGACCCGCGTCTTCGGCTCTTCCCTGGCGGCCGCCGTCCTCACGGGGATGGGGCAGGACGGCCTGGAGGGTTTGCGAGAGGTACACGCGGCGGGAGGCTGGGTGATGGCCCAGGACGAGGCCACCAGTGTCGTCTACGGCATGCCGGGGGTGGCGGTGGCGGCGGGCCTCGCCCACGAGGTGCTGCCGTTGAGCGACTTCTCCCGGCGCTTCCGGGAGCTCGCGGGCGGGGAGAACGGGGGGGCATAACGTCACCTTCTAGACGCCGCTCGCCCGCTCCCACTCCACACGACGGGGAGGAAGGCCCAGTGGTATGAAATGAAGAGGAGCCCCCCGCCACCGGTTGTGGCGCTGCGATGAGTCTTTCCCCATCCGGATTCGAGATGGCCTTCAAGGCCCTGCCGGAAGCGGCCTACCTCCTGGACGAGGCCGGACGGGTACTCGCGTGCAGCACCCTGGGGGCGAGCGTCCTGGGCATGCCGCCGGAGCTGCTGCTCGGCCAGCAATGGACCGGGTTGGCGCTCGGCGCCGAGGAAGGGGCCCTGCTGGAGTCCGGGCGGGGGGTGGCCATGGCCACGGGAGCACCGCACGCGGTGGAGGGCACGTGGTTGGGCGAGCACGGCCCCCGGCCCCACACCTTCTGCTTCACGCCGCTGCGCGAGGGCGAGGGCCCGGTGCGGGTGCTGGTGACGGTGCGTCCGCTCACCGAGGCCGAGGCCGTGCATTCGCGGGCCCTGGCGCTGGAGCAGGCGGCCCGCGCGGAGGTGGAGGCGGCCGAGCGCCGGCAGTCCTTCCTGTACCAGGCGATGACGACGCTCTTCGCGCACCCGCCGGATCCGCAGGGCATGTACACGCTGCTGGCGCACCTGGCGGTGCCGGACCTGGCGGACTGGTGCCTGGTGGACGCGGTGGAGCAGGGCGCGTGGGTGTCGCGCGTGGCGGTGGCGCACCTGGACCCGACGCAATTCGAGCAGGCCCGGGCGCTGACGAAGCGCTTCGAGCGGCGCGAGGCCCCGGTGGGCGTGCTGCGGGTGCTGCACACGGGCGAGCCGGAGCTGGTGCCGGCGGTGACGGACTCGCTGTTGCGCGCGGCGGCCTCGGAGCCGGAGCACCCGGCGCTGCTGAGCCGGTTGCAGGCGCGCTCGTACATGATCATCCCGCTGAAGGCGCGGGGGCACACGCTGGGGGCGGTGACGTTCGTGTCCTCGGCCTCGGGGCGGCGCTACGGCCCGAGCGACCTGGCGCTGGCGGAGGACCTGTGCGTGCGGGCGAGCCTGGCCATCGACAACGCGCGGCTCTTCGGTGAGTCGAGGCGGGCGACGCGGGCGCGCGAGGACTTGCTGGCGGTGGTGAGCCACGACCTGAAGAACCCGCTGGGGGTGGTGCAGCTGGCCTCGGCGCTGCTGCTGCGGGGAGCGCAGGGCAAACCGGGGAGCGAGCCGGTGCTGAAGCAGGCGGGCCGCATCCAGGCGGCGGCGGACCGGATGGGGCGGCTCATCTCGGACCTGCTGGACTGGGGACGCATCGAAGCGGGCGGACTGCCGCTGGAGCCCTCGGAGCAGCACGTGTCCTCGCTGGTGATGGAGGCGCTGGAGAGCGTGAGGCCGCTGGCGGAGGCGCGGGGGCTGAAGGTGACGGCGGAGCTGCCGGACGAGGACATGGGGGTGACGTGCGACCGGACGCGGGTGCTGCAGGTGTTGGGCAACCTGCTGGGCAACGCGTTGAAGTTCACGCCGGAGGGAGGAGTGCTGACGGCGGGGGCGCGGGTGCACCGGGGCGAGGTGCAGCTGTGGGTGAGGGACACGGGCTCGGGCATCCGGGCCGAGGCGCTGCCGCACGTCTTCGAGCGGTACTGGCAGGCGAAGGACGCGGAGAGCCGGGGAACGGGGCTGGGGCTGTACATCGCGAAGGGCATCGTCGAGGCGCACGGCGGCCGCATCTGGGCGGAGAGCCAGTTGGGCAAGGGAAGCACGTTCACCTTCACGCTGCCCATGGCGAGCACGAGCCTCCAGAAGACGTCCCACCCGTCGCTGTAGCCCCCCCCACTCTCCCCCACTATCCCCTCTCCCCCCGGGAGAGGGTCGGGGTGAGGGTATCGGGACCCCGGCTTCCCCCTGTGCTCACACCCCCACGGGTTCGTGGTGGGTCACCGTGCGCACGAGCACGAAGGAGCCGGTGGGTCCGAGGGCAATGACATACGTGTCATGCTCGACCTCGACGAGGGAGCCGTGGGCGGCCTCGGGCTGGTGCTCGAGCCAGCCGAGGGCCTCGTTCATGGAGGGAAAGGTCCGCACGGGGCCCGAGGAGACGCCGGCCTCGCGGGACTCGAGCCAGCCGTAGAAGTCCTCGAGCTCGTCGCGGGAGTGGAGGAAGAGCAGGGCGCGGGCGGCGAGCGCGATGACGGCATATTCCTCCGACTCGGAGGCATGCGGACGGGCCGCGGAGGCGAGCGCCCGCAGCGTCCGCTCCAGTCCAGGCCGCGAAGAGGACTCGTTCATGATGGACCCCCTGCCACGTGGGAGGTGGCGACCGGTATCAATGTGTCTGGGGGAGGCGCGGAGGCAACCCCTCGGGAGGCGGGAGCGCCCGTTTGTCGAAAGAAGGACCGGGCCGGGCGGGGCCCGGGTGAAGCGCTCCCCTGGCGAGTCCCACGCCGTGCGGGAAACCCGACACTCGGGCCCGGGCGCGCGGGTTCACTTGTACCGGGAAGCGGGGCCGCGCACGCTTGAATCAACCCCCGTGCCGTACCGCTCTCGCCTGTCCCCTCCCGTTCATACGGAGGAAGAGCCATGGCCTCGGGTACAGAAACCCTCACCGCGCCCCCCGGCGCACCCGCCGCGCCGCCCCAGCGTCCCCAGGGCCGGAAGATGGTGCGCTGGTTCGATCCGTTCGTGCTCCTCAAGGCGGGCGTGCGCTCCACCATCTCCAAGACCATCGGGGAGCAGGCGGATCGCCGGCTGCTCGATGCGCTGGTGGCCCCGAAGGTGGAGCCGAGCGACTTCTCGGTGGACGAGGCGGGGAGGCCGCGCGAGGAGCTGTGGTTCGACTACGTGGCGGACCTGGGGGACGGCTGGGACTCCACGTACGCGGTGGCACAGACGGTGTCGAGGCCCACGCTGACGCTGACGGACGAGACGGGCACCGCCTACGAGACGCATAAGGGTGAGGTGCTCGTGTTCGGCGGGGACGAGGTGTACCCGGAGGCGAGCGTGAAGGAGTACCAGGAGCGCACCGTGCGGCCCTGGCAAGCGGCGATGCGGGGGCAGGGGCCGGCGCCGCACCTGTTCGCGATTCCCGGCAACCACGACTGGTATGACGGGCTGGTGTCCTTCATGCGGCTGTTCTGTCAGGGGCGACAGCCGGCGGGGTGGAGGACGCACCAGCGGCGCAGCTACTTCGCGGTGAAGCTACCGCATGGCTGGTGGCTGCTCGGCACGGACATGCAGCTCGCGTCGGACCTCGACGAGCCGCAGGTGCAATACTTCCAGGAGCTGGCGAAGCAGATGAAGGAGGAGGATCGCCTCATCCTCTGCCTGGCGGAGCCGGCGTGGCTGGTGGGGCAGGTGCGCCCACCGGGAGAGCGGACGTACCTGGACAACAACCTGGACTTCCTCGAGCAGCAGGTGCTGGGCAAGAAGGTGAGCGTCTTCCTGACGGGAGACATCCACCACTACCGGCGGCACGCCAACGCGGAGGGGCGGCAGAAGATCATCGCGGGGGGAGGCGGGGCCTTCCTGCACCCGACGCACGTGCCCCGGAAGGAGGCCGCGCTGCCGGACGGCTTCACCGCGCGCAAGACGTTCCCGGCGCCCGAGGAGTCCAGGCGGCTGTGCTGGCGCAACCTGGGGTTCCTCGGGCACAACCCGAGCTTCGGCGTGTTCACCGGGCTGCTGTACCTGCTGCTGGCGTGGATGCAGGTGGCGGATCTGCGTGAGGGCGGCACGGTGGCGTGGAAGCTGTCGCGGGTGCTGGGCGCGGCGCTCGTCAACCCGGGCGTGCTGCTGCTCGCGGTGATGCTGGTGCTGGGGATGATGGGGCTGGCGGATGGGCGCTTCGGCCGGGGGCGCTGGGTGGCGGGGCTGGTGCATGGGGTGGCGCACCTGGCCGCGTCGCTCTTCGTCTTCTGGGGGGCCTTCGCGCTCACGGGGGCCCTGCTGCCGCTCGGGAGCGTTCCGCAGGAGCTGCTCGGGGCGGTGCTCGTCTTCGCCGGAGGCTTCCTGCTGGGGCCGACGCTCATGGGCGTCTACCTGCTCATCTCGCTCAATGGCTTCGGGGCGCACGCCAACGAGGCGTTCTCCTCGCTGACCATTCCGGACTGGAAGAACTTCCTGCGGCTGCGCATCGACCGGGAGGGGCGCCTGTGGCTCTACCCGATTGGACTGAGGCGGGTGCCTCGCGCCTGGAAGCGGGGGGAGACGGTGCGGGAGCCGGAGTGGGTGGCCGATGACAAGGACGCCACGCCCCCGGAGCTCATCGAGCCGCCCATCGTCATCGGCGCGGCGCGCTCCACGGCCCCCCGCGTGGCGGGGCGGAGCTCCCCGGAGTACGCCGGACCCGCGGCACCGTAGATAGAACCCGCGACAGGCCATCCTCCCGGAGGGGGCCGGGACGCACCCGGAGAGAAACCGTACACTCCGGGTTCCGGCGGCCCCGGCGCCCCGGTTATCGTGTGGCCAGCGATGCTTTGGCTTCCCCTCCGTCTCCCACAAGGACATACCCGGGCAGGACAGGCCTGGCGGCGACTTTCAGGGACGCCTGATCGCCGCCGTCCGCTGGGGAGGGGGTGGGCCGCACGTGCCGACGAGGCCCACTCCCTGATGGCGGGAGCGCGAAATTCCCAGTAAGAACGAGGACACAGGAGCGACACCATGGGCGTGATCCAGTTCATCGATGAGTTCCGCGCGCTCCACACGAGGGCGCGGCAGGGGAAGCTGGGGGAATCCGAGCGCCAGGACTACGTGGCCAAGCGCGAGCAGTTCGCGCGGGCCCTGCTGAACGCCCAGGGGCTGATGCTCGACGGCGCCGAGGCCCGGCGTCACTACCGCGTGGCGCACCAGCTGCCGGTGGAGCTGCAGATGGCCTACGGCAACGTGTGGACGAACACGCTGGACATCTCGGCGGGTGGCTTCTCGGTGACGCTGCCGCACGCGGTGGACGTGAAGGAGCGGCCCAGCGCGCTGCTGTACCTGCCGGATGGCTCGACGCTGGCGGGCCGGGTGCGCGTGGTGTCCCAGTTCCAGCGCGCCGACAAGCACCGCGCCTCCTTCGCCTTCATGGACCTGACCGAGCGCGAGAGCGAGCTGCTCGAGGGCTTCCTCATCGACTTCGCGCTGGAGCGGGTGGGCATCACCCCTCCGTAGAAGCACGTCCCCCGCGCGCGAGGGGACCCTGGACGCTTCCTGAGAGCCGACGCCGCGGAGAGCCGTGATGAGCGCCAATCTGTGGGTGGAGCAGTTCCGGGCGCTCCATGCGAGGGCGCGCAAGGGGCAGATGCCCGAGGACGAGAAGCGGCGTTACGCCGCGGCCCGGGAGCAGTTCGCGCGGGCGCTGACGGCGGCCCAGGGCATGCGCCTGCCGCCCGGCCAGTCCGCGCGCCGCACCTTCCGCATTGCCCAGGGGCTGCAGGTGGACCTGGCCTTCGCCTCGGGCCCCGTGCGGGCCATGACGCTGGATGTGTCGGTGGGTGGCTTCTCGGTGATGCTGCACAAGCCGCCCGTCGAGTCGGAGGAGCCGGACTTCACGCTGCGGCTGCCGGGCAACCAGGAGCCCGTGAAGGGCAAGGCGAAGATGGTGTCGGCTCAGCGCAAGATTGGCACCCACCGCGTCTCGTTCTCCATGCACGGCGTGGCCGAGAAGGACACGGAGCGGCTGGAGACGGCGCTGTTCGACATGGCGCTGGAGCGCATCAAGTAGGGCTGGCGCCCGCGGGCGCCGAGGCCCTGGCGCAATAGACGTTGGGCGCCACGCAGCGGGCGGACTCGGCGGTGCCGGTGAGGCTCTCGGCGTGCCCGAGGAAGAGGTAGCCGGTGGGGAGCAGCCGCCGCAGCAGGGCGCTCAGCGCCTGCGCCCGGGCCTGGGCTCCGAAGTAGATGAGGACGTTGCGGCAGAAGACGAGCTCGAAGGGCCCCTGAGGCCAACCGCGCTCGTCGCTCAGGTTGACGCGGGCGAAGCGCAGCACCTCGCGCAGCTCCGGCCCCGCCTGCATCCACCCCTCCTGGCTGCGCACGCCCTTGAGCATGAAGGCGCGCAGCAGGGGCCGGGGGATGCTCGCCGCCTTCTCCAGGGGCCAGAGCCCCTGCCGGGCCCGCTCCAGCGCCCAGGTGGACAGGTCCGTGGCCAGCACCTCCACCTCCCACCCCGAGCCCGGTGGGAAGTGCGAGAGCAGCTCCATGGCCAGCGAGTAGGGCTCCTCGCCCGTCGAGCACCCCGCGCTCCACACCCGCACCCGCCGCGCCATCAACCCCTGGGCCGCCCGCCGCGTCCACTCGGGGAAGACGCGCTGGCGGAGGAAGTCGAAGTGCTCGGGCTCGCGGAAGAAGTGCGTCTCGTTGGTGCAGAGGCAGTCGATCATCCGCACCCGCTCCGCCTCGTT
The sequence above is drawn from the Archangium gephyra genome and encodes:
- a CDS encoding ATP-binding protein, encoding MAFKALPEAAYLLDEAGRVLACSTLGASVLGMPPELLLGQQWTGLALGAEEGALLESGRGVAMATGAPHAVEGTWLGEHGPRPHTFCFTPLREGEGPVRVLVTVRPLTEAEAVHSRALALEQAARAEVEAAERRQSFLYQAMTTLFAHPPDPQGMYTLLAHLAVPDLADWCLVDAVEQGAWVSRVAVAHLDPTQFEQARALTKRFERREAPVGVLRVLHTGEPELVPAVTDSLLRAAASEPEHPALLSRLQARSYMIIPLKARGHTLGAVTFVSSASGRRYGPSDLALAEDLCVRASLAIDNARLFGESRRATRAREDLLAVVSHDLKNPLGVVQLASALLLRGAQGKPGSEPVLKQAGRIQAAADRMGRLISDLLDWGRIEAGGLPLEPSEQHVSSLVMEALESVRPLAEARGLKVTAELPDEDMGVTCDRTRVLQVLGNLLGNALKFTPEGGVLTAGARVHRGEVQLWVRDTGSGIRAEALPHVFERYWQAKDAESRGTGLGLYIAKGIVEAHGGRIWAESQLGKGSTFTFTLPMASTSLQKTSHPSL
- a CDS encoding metallophosphoesterase translates to MASGTETLTAPPGAPAAPPQRPQGRKMVRWFDPFVLLKAGVRSTISKTIGEQADRRLLDALVAPKVEPSDFSVDEAGRPREELWFDYVADLGDGWDSTYAVAQTVSRPTLTLTDETGTAYETHKGEVLVFGGDEVYPEASVKEYQERTVRPWQAAMRGQGPAPHLFAIPGNHDWYDGLVSFMRLFCQGRQPAGWRTHQRRSYFAVKLPHGWWLLGTDMQLASDLDEPQVQYFQELAKQMKEEDRLILCLAEPAWLVGQVRPPGERTYLDNNLDFLEQQVLGKKVSVFLTGDIHHYRRHANAEGRQKIIAGGGGAFLHPTHVPRKEAALPDGFTARKTFPAPEESRRLCWRNLGFLGHNPSFGVFTGLLYLLLAWMQVADLREGGTVAWKLSRVLGAALVNPGVLLLAVMLVLGMMGLADGRFGRGRWVAGLVHGVAHLAASLFVFWGAFALTGALLPLGSVPQELLGAVLVFAGGFLLGPTLMGVYLLISLNGFGAHANEAFSSLTIPDWKNFLRLRIDREGRLWLYPIGLRRVPRAWKRGETVREPEWVADDKDATPPELIEPPIVIGAARSTAPRVAGRSSPEYAGPAAP
- a CDS encoding PilZ domain-containing protein, coding for MGVIQFIDEFRALHTRARQGKLGESERQDYVAKREQFARALLNAQGLMLDGAEARRHYRVAHQLPVELQMAYGNVWTNTLDISAGGFSVTLPHAVDVKERPSALLYLPDGSTLAGRVRVVSQFQRADKHRASFAFMDLTERESELLEGFLIDFALERVGITPP
- a CDS encoding PilZ domain-containing protein encodes the protein MSANLWVEQFRALHARARKGQMPEDEKRRYAAAREQFARALTAAQGMRLPPGQSARRTFRIAQGLQVDLAFASGPVRAMTLDVSVGGFSVMLHKPPVESEEPDFTLRLPGNQEPVKGKAKMVSAQRKIGTHRVSFSMHGVAEKDTERLETALFDMALERIK
- a CDS encoding CheR family methyltransferase, producing MRGGASAETVLTPVGPLPLSEREFSLFQTLVEREAGIHLGPSKQALLVGRLSRRVRALGLTSFGAYYRFVTSRGNEAERVRMIDCLCTNETHFFREPEHFDFLRQRVFPEWTRRAAQGLMARRVRVWSAGCSTGEEPYSLAMELLSHFPPGSGWEVEVLATDLSTWALERARQGLWPLEKAASIPRPLLRAFMLKGVRSQEGWMQAGPELREVLRFARVNLSDERGWPQGPFELVFCRNVLIYFGAQARAQALSALLRRLLPTGYLFLGHAESLTGTAESARCVAPNVYCARASAPAGASPT